CTCCCTTTGTATGTACCAAAAAGAACTGAAGTAAGCTTCATTGTTATACTAAGAAtgtccccaaaaaaaaaaaatcaaagtatTCCAAGATGCACGTTAGTCGGTCTAAAAACCATTTCAgaacaaaaaatagaagaaaacaCCAAGGAAAGCTTTATATTCTGGCAAGACAGATGTTTTGATATCGATAAAGTCATCTAAACCATTTCCAGGTGTTCTGGGTCACAGGCAGAGGGGCGTGGAACCTGGGAGGAAAGATTAACCAAGGACAAAACATGCCACAGTAGTATTGCGACATAATTATGTTATTCATGCTTGCATGAAAAATAAAACCATTAAGCTCTCAAATGTCAAACTTATGGTCACCGAGTTCAACAATAAACATAATGTGTACCTTCCTAATTGCATCAACCTCTCTTAGCAGGACTTCGCTGAACTGACCTTCACTAACTCCATCTCTGCAATTCAAGTACAACCATAAAAAAATGGTGCATAGAAGAGAGTAGCAACAATAATGAGAAGAAAACGAGAGTAGCGACTCGCAACATCGAAGCAACTAAGCAAGTATTGACCTGTAAAAGAGTATTCTATCCGGTTTGTGCCCAGTTATTCTCCTAAAAGCAATTAACTGCTccctgccaaaaaaaaaaaagaaattgaatgtCAACTCGGCAATTAATATATAATGACAAATCCTAAGAGAAAGTCAGGAATTACCTGATCATTCCACCATGAACTATTCCTTTATTAGGATCCTCAGTAACTGTATAAAGATCGCTAATTATCTCCTCCCTGTGGGCTTGTGCAGAGACCAATCCTCTGTACTTGGTTACCTGGGGCCAGTCCATTGATGCCACCACCTGGAACAAATTCTTTtacagaaaatggaaaaatacaaATCTACAACTAAGCAAACCGACAAAAGATCCTGACAACTTACTGCAGCTATTGAGGGGCTCGAATCCTCCCCAGGTTGAGGATGAGTAACATCAGCACCAAATATTATTGTAACAAGATCAGTTAGAAGGTCAATTTTCTTCACACGGGGATCCGCATCATATAACATAGTGTTCCTTCCCCCAGCCTGAAAAGGATATATTACAACAGCGCAAGGCGAAAAACTAAATAGCAAACCACCAAATAAGGAAATCAACACAAATGCTTGGAGATCACATGGAACAGTAGTACAATACAAACCTTCACATTGATTTTCAGGGAGAGATTTTCAAGATACTGCTTACTGCACTTTATTGCATGTCTAGGCTGACTACACTGGGAGATGATTCCTAACTCTGTTTCACACACCCGCTTAATTGTTCCTGTAAAATGCAAAACCTCATCAAGTCAACATTCCTGCCAAAATCCTAGAGCTAGCTTCAGTGACTTACCATAAGATCCACTGACTTCTGGCAAAATTATAATCAACAACTGAAGTTGTTTCCCAGCGTGCCCTAGCTTCGATATTTCTGCATTCGACTGCTCGTGAATATATTTGAGAGCAGCCTCAATTTGACCAGGATGTGCTGAATCGATGGGAATTAAAGGTGTAGGATTGAAATCcttggaaaagaatccaaaaagaGTGTCAGCTCCAAACACAGACTGCTATTGATGACAAACACAATATGAAATTTAGGATGTAGCCATACCATCCCTTTATTCCTGCACATGTTGACCAACTCTTCACAGAATCTATAGACATCGTTTTCCCTCAACCGTGAGAAGCTGACACAGGTCCAGAATGCGACCTTGCCACCATTAATCATTTTCTGCAGTCCAAAAACATCCAGAAGCAAACAATGCAATAACAGTCTCAGAAAAATGACAATATTTAACAGACTCATGGCACCATCAAAGAGGTTCAATTCTTAACGACTTGCACCAAACACACATATCCAATAAAAAGAACCAGAAAGGGGGGAATTTCCAACTCATTTtgctttttcttcaattttaacACAAGATGTGGAGCAAACTTAAATAATGGAAGCAGTGCTTGAGACCCATACCATTACCTAAATCAAAAAATGAGTAACCACAAAACCTTGTAGGAAGTAGCATTGAACAAATACAGTACCTTATCGATCATATTCCAACAGCCCACCTGTGGAGCTTCTTGCTTACCCAGGTACTGAAGCTGCAACAGCCAGAGAGCAGGTTGCAGTGAAAATGCATATGGATTGTCAAATGACACATACAACAAACTAGAAGGTTACAAAATTACCATCGGAGGTGGAAGAACACGAGCATCAATCGAAGCAGGCTCAACCTTTACTCGAAGCCCGAATTCCTTTACAAGATTGTCATTGTTGTAATTGTTGCACCCAACCATCTGCACGGAAGAGCCTCAACGATCAAGCAGTAAAACTGATATTGACCAAAGTAGTAGGACACTTGCCCCATATGTTTTTGGacccaaaattaacaaatgataGAGAATGCTGTGTTCATGGAAAATGACTCGTAATTCTGAAAATTGAAACTAATGACGACTGGAAAACTTCCGTACCTTGTTGATACTTTGTTCTCTATCAGGAGGACGTTGACAAGTCGCCCTTAACATTGCAGTCACctgcttctcattcaactttTTGACGTACCTTTGTCCTGGAACGATCTTACAAAGCTGTGAAGGAGAAGAAATCAATGAAAAAGGGCCATCATTAATGAAAGTTCTAAGGATGACTTCAAGGAAAAGATACTAGACTATAATGACTGAAAGACCTCCATTGGTAGGTAGACAGGCTTTGCGTCACTGCCAGCTTGAAGTGCTGGCAAATTAGGATAACTGAGATTGATCTGGTATCTGTCACGATAATACTGAACAACTGACGTCTTTGCACCAAGTTCATCACTAGAAAACCTATATTAAAAGAGGAATCAAGTAAATGAGAAGAGGAGTTAAACACGGGAAAACATCATCAAATAAATGACAAAAACCACCAAGGTGCGCACACAATTCATAAAAAACAAGCCTAGATATAGAGGCCACAAATTCAGTATCAATGCCTCGTGCAgaaaacaaaagtgaaaaaacaaaacctaGGAAATGCCTGAAGCATTCCTATATAACAAGCCTAAGTCTAAGAGCCCACACAAGTCAGTTGCATGTCCCATACAGAACGtcaaacataaaataaaaacctaGGTCCTGCGGCATATACATTTGACAATAAGAGTGAACTACCACCAACCATACAGATTTTGCTTAAATTTCCAAAAGTCCATTAGATTGTCCCCAAAGAAATGCTCAATCCACACTTAAGAAGTAATATATAATAAGTACGATAATCTAATCTTGCGGAAAGAATCATGTATCATCTAATCTAATTGTTAGAAATCATGAAAGTATTTGCAACAACTGGAAGATAAAATGCTCACGTTAATTGACTTAGTGGTTGAGCCGATACACCAGATATTTTGTATTTCCTGCGCTCCCGATAAACAGGTTCTACTCTGAGATTTTTCAGAGCTTTCTTAACCTGGAAATCATGAAAAAGGGGTTAGAAGGACATGGTAATCAGATCGCAAGAACGGAACATAGAATTTTAAGGCAACAATTGAGCAGAAAACATCAATGGATCATGAATAAAGTTAATTCGAGAAATTAACTGCTGGCGGAAAAGAGACTTCGTAAAAAAAATCACTAGACTTTCTTACTTTGTAAAGGCAGTGGTATAAAATACTAAAACCTTGCTATGGGAATAAAGCTACTCTTCCCTTGCATTTCATAAATTACTATGGCATTCCAGTTTACAGAATGAAGAAACAACAGTATATAAGCAGAGAGACAGAGTTAAAGAGAACATACCCTAATTCGATCTTGATCAGATAAAGGCCTCCTAAGATCTCTAATATTGCAGTTTCCTTCAACAAACTGAGAAACCATAACTGGCTCATAAAATGCTCTTGCCGACGTGTCTGCAACATGAGAACCAGACTCATCAGTAAAGGAAGCAAGGTAATCTCAGTGAAGCAAGCTAAAGCAGTGCTCAAAATTCCAATGAAAACTAGCCAAAAACTACACATACCAACGTTAAGAGAGAGACCCATCTGAGTTGCCCGAAGGCTTTGATAAAAACCTTTCCAATATTGTAAGCCATCACCAAGAGGGCCCGGGGGATCACCCAAGCTGGGAGAGAAGAATGACCGTCCGACAACAACATAACTGcagtaaggaaaaaaaactactccattAGTAGAGCCATAATACTCCTTAACTTACATGAACATAAACTGCGATAAACAAAATTAGGCGAAAAGCAAGCATTAAGCATTCTATGTCTAACAGACTCACTTAGTGGAGGGCGCTGATCGGAGGACAACGTCAAGAACTTGTAGAGTTTCTTGCGGGGCATCAAGTTGCATACCACCAATAAATTGCTGGAGGTGATGCAGGTCTGCTTTGCCAGCAAACTTGATTGCCACATCAAATTTGCGTTCTCTCCTGAAATGAAGAAGACATGAATTAAATTCACCTAAGCCTTTATTGCGTAATAAGATTTGCAAAAACTTTGTCGCCATTGTTTTTATATCATCAAAGTTAAAGTGGTTGCAAAATTCATCATCTCAGCAAGCACTCTTTAGAGCAGAACTGACAAAAATTGGGGAAAATGAAGAAGTGAGGTATGTAAACGTCAAAAAAGGCACAAGTAAACGACAGGTATTCCTTCTCCGATGTACATAACAATGACTCCACTTCATTTGGACATTAGGCAAGAATTCAGATAATAGACAACATACATACTAAATTTACATTTACGCGTTGCTTATCCAGATGTCTACACATTGAGGGTTGTAATATCAGTCTGAGAAACTCATGCATTCATCCGAACCATTCAACCAATAACAGCAGAAGCCAAATAAAAGAGAGGGAGTTACCTGTCCTTACGATCTTTGTCAACTAGCTTGACAACAAAGTCTTTTGAGGAGAAAGGCAGTGACCCAGCAGTGTATAAACTCTTCCTGCCATCATAAGCCGGCCAGCATTTGCCCAAGTGAGACTCACGGTACGCTGTTACAAGCTCACTAATAATCTCCCTGCAAACATTCTTCGAGGTGACCTCCGGAGTTATAGTCACCTACACCATCAATCAGGTTTCGATGAGAACTGTGATTGTAAAAATTACACCAAGCAAACTAAGCCGAACTTaaaagattcaaaattgaagtcaaatcacaatccaatgCACGTTCTGGATCACAAAATTAGAGTAGAACAATGTCAATTTTCGATGGAAGTATAGCTCAATCCATAAACTAAAAGACTTCAGTTTAATGCATCACCTAGAGAAAGACCAATCACTTTCCGACAATCACCTAGACAAACAAACTATAATCCCTTCACAACACAGGTGCTATGAAACACTCCAATGCATGTTCTGGATCACAAAATTAGAGTAGAACAATGTCAATTTTGGATGGAAGTATAGCTcaatccaaaaactaaaagacTTCGGTTAAATGCATCACCTAGAGAAAGACCAATCACTTTTTGACACACGCCTAGACAAACAAACTATAATCCATTCAAAACACAAGTGCTGTGAAACCCCTCTTAAACCAGCCAGAACAATTGCAGCATTTTTGTGATGCTCCACTACATTACTAGCATCAGTCACAACAGTCCATAAACATTGGGGCAGCAGAAATGTGGCTAAACCATACGCTTGAATAGACTGGGATCCTCAAGCACTTTGCGGGCCCCTTCCTGCTCCCACTTCAATGACTGAACCGTTAGCTTATAAAACTCATCAAGACCATCAACCATGCCAAAAAGGAAAACGATAGATATGCACCCACCTACCACACCCGTCTCAAATGTTTCTCAAATGTTTGTCGGCCCCATCCTGTGTGGGGCCCAGAGTTATATAAGTGGGGCCCACATATATGCGGAGTGTGGTTGGCAGGCGCGTATGAGTCATTTGCTGCACCAGAAATCATGTCCATCACGTTTATGTtgcaaaaaagtgaaataaagtATGAAACACTGAATCTGAATCAGCAGCTTTTTGCAATATAAAACTTCTTTCAAAAGCATATCAGTCAACACCCGATAAGTCGATATGACCATACCCTTTAGCCGTGGTTGACAAACACAGCAAGTTTTAAAAAGTGAACGTCACAGGTCATAGACGGGCCTACAAAGTCCTTGGACAGGACCATCCCGTCTCACAAGAAGACTGGAGAGGATCCCCATCCTCAACCATATACATCACTACATCAGCAATCATctcaaatgaaaaatgaatgaCACACATCATAACCCCGCAAAAATATATCATCAAAAAACCTTACAAGAGACAAAACATACTAAACATCCCAATATAAGAATACAAACATTTTAGCAGTAAAAGATCTGAGCAGTAGGTAgaaatatacacacatatatacaaataaacacgcaaaaaatattttcctgtaAAATAACTATACACCAGCACTCATCTCTAACAGGAGATGAACTTGAGATATGACCCCAGCACAAAAGTTGACATAATAACGGCAAATAATAACACCGATCAAATCCACCGAAAGCAAAAACGAAAAATCGAGTGAACCGTACTCAACAGCACAAGATAACTATTTATCAGTAGAAAACAGACACGATGAAACGGTTTAAAGCATGTGTTGTATTTACCGATTAAAAAATACACAGAGATTAAAAAATCCATAAGTACGTCGTACAAagcaaaacaagagagagagagagagaggggtcggGTTTTTACGTCGTAGTGGTGTAGATCCTTGTCGACGACGTCGACGAGAAAGTGGTTCGCGCGGATCACGCACTTACGGCCGGCGCGACCGAACCCCGGTCTCGCCGGAGGCCGTAACGACTTCGACGACGACGGCGCCGTCACAACAGGCAACTGTGGAGCCTGCGACGGCGCCGGCGTCTGTACGGACGGAACCGGTGGTGGTGGCGCTGGCGACGACGGCGACGGGGTGGACGGGAGGGTCAGCTTACGATCGAACTCTCTGGCGAGAGACGACGCCGTCGAAGAAGATGGCAAGGAGGGGTAGTCGGGTGAAGGCGTGGTAGAAGGCGAAGGGTAATGGGAAGGGACGGGAGGTTGACGTACGGGCGGGGGTCCACCGCGGCCTCTTCCGACGCTAGTAGACGGAGGTGGGCCTCGTCCGCCACCGCGTCCACGGCCACCACCGCGACCTGACATTTTTTGGTAGAGATAGAGGGAATGTGGGGGGAGAGAGTGAGGGTtaggatggagagagagagagagagagtggggtgtGCGGGTAATGCATCGGTGCAGTCTTATATATATCTGATCTGATGCGcgtctctagagagagagagagagagagacggagaaCTTGTAGGAGTTGGGAAAGAGGCTGGAAGGGAGGAGGGGTGTAAACAAAACGACAGATTTGGGGGTATTTCCGTTGGGGTGAAATTTTTTGGACAGTTTTGCCCTCGACTCAAATTGGACTCGCCTTTACATTCCGGACCTTCCTTCCTTCCTAAGAACTCTTGGACTTTGGACTCGCCTTTAaattccttccttccttccttcctagTTCCTTCCTTCCTAATTAATGGTTTCTTAGCTATGTTTGGAattaatgaaggaaaaaattgaaaagtaattgagagaaaagttgagtttaatttttgaaatttttcttctctttcttaaGAACCAAACAGTGGGagaaatttataaataaataaataaaatcttccgaCCGACATTTTTCCTCAAGTTACGAACATAGCCATAACTTTTCGAAGGCAGTAATCGATCGCATTGTACTatttaaagttcaaaaaatcatttaactatttttttattagaagTAAACTATTTCATGCCCtctattattttctctttttttcttttggtacgtTGGAAGTGTATTCCATGTCCTCTATCCAATTGCTACTTCAGGACCACAACGGTCCTCGACTTTTACTTGATAGTCATCGTCGCTCGATACATAGTAGTTAATTAAATAAGTATACCTGGCATTTAAAATGTATACACCTAAAAGTTAGTAATATATAAGtgataagggaaaaaaatgtcCTTTATTAATTCACTTGAGAACTCCAACGGGCTTGAACTTTTATTTGCTAGTCATCATTCGTTATATACTGTAGTTAACTAAATAACAAAAAcggttttgacattatcatttttcaTAAATACTATGTAAATCCCATATATATAAGTAGGAGAGGTGTTGGATGTAAGTTAGGATGGCTCTGATAAAATTCTGTATATTAAGGGTATGTAAATCTCCTTAGAGTTTTTGCTTTGGCTTTTGTATTTGGCAAATAATTTTAGTTCGTTGCTTCCATAATTTTAGTTCACCTCCGCACCTTATCTCTCTTCTCAAAACCTTCAATACTGATCCAAATTATTTATATCCTAAATACTACAAAGAATAAAATTCGTAAACATACAACTTGACTAGACATCGATAGACATACGTGCTTCCTTTTATAAAATGGGTAGTTAAAATATCTTAAGCTTAAACCGTGCTTCCATTTCATAAAACAAAATACTAGAGTTTTTGTCTCCGTATCTCTCGATGTctgatgaaattattttcctgCATCGGTTTAATTTTTACTTTACGAGGTCTACGAAAATGAGCATTTCCGATTATTATTGTGAGGCCggaatgaaatttcaaaaaattaatttggggCCTTTTTTGTCATATTTTGTTCCGCTAAAATAGTAGTAGCTGTCATCCCCACAAATTCGCCACTTCCAAGTCACATGGTCAGAAGAGTACATTATTAATGTGGGTTAATTGCCCTTTAATTCTAAGACTGAAATTCCTTTTTTGATGATAATAATTGATACAACAAACACATTTGTTCCCTCCCTATTTGATCCATATGTTTCATTAAAGTCTGCATCAGGTTTTGGGGACCTCTACAGATGTTGGCTTTATTTGGGGAACTCTAAATTGAAGGGCCTCCCCACCTTCTTACAATCCGGGTATCGTTTTTAGGTCCATTttcgctaagatttttattttttaaatactaatttttttgtttcactagacagatcattctctcacaatacatcatttttaattcaaaaaataagtactgaCTTACCTTAGCTGAACGAGGCTTTATTgcttaattttatttctctgacatagtctttttttttgggttttttgagAAGCTTTCTGATGTGGTTATGGATATTGGTTTTGTTAACCTTTACAGCTCTAAGGAGGTATAAGATCGGATTGAGTAATTTTCAAAGAGAGCATAAGGTACTTGCAATATTAAAAAACAATGTGTGTTAGATATTTCATTAACTGTTTTTTATTCGTCCATGGAAAATTTAAGTGTAGTAttttttatagtaaaaaaaaaaaaactgggaatGGACTATTACATCTGCTCTATTCAATTGCTATGTTCCTAAACTTAAGAATtaagctttttatttttactattttaccagGACCAAGAATTAATATTCTTAGCTCACACACTTTTTCAAAGGATGGGTAGCTTAATCACTCGAGGATTCCAACTTTTACTTGCTAGTCACCATTTGCCGTGTAAGAGTTAAGCAAAGAATTATACCTGACACTTAAAATGTACTAGTGGCGGTTGCGGCGGAGATAGTAGCAATGACCGTAGTATTATTTGGTCATTATCGTTGTGGTAATAGTTATCACAATAATACCGAAAGCAGTTATCGGTATTACGGTTGGGTGTGAATGTAATTATAGTGGGGATAGCAGAGCGACATTAACCGTGGGTTTAACTTGGATGCATGCGAATTTAACTATTTTCTCCACTTCCAAGTCACATTGTTTGAAGCAGAGTACGGCAATGCAGGTTGCCCTTTTCTGAGACTGAATTGCTACTACTATTTTGGACGTTAATAAATACAGTAATAGCACAACACACATTTGTTCGTATTTTTGTTTTATATGGAGTATTTCATTTCAAAGTCACAGTAATATGTGTTGGCCTAGGggtgtttaaaaaaaactgtCGGATCCCGGCCGACCGGGAAAACCAACCATGTTTTTTTCCCCGGGTTTTCGGTCGGTTTTTAcctaattttgattttggaaaaggaaattttttaattttcaattcattctCAGGTGACTGGAATTTTAAGTGAACCGACTCGAAccaatattaattattaaatggACCGACTAGGAAGGAACCGAGTCGACCATATAAACCGAGggattttttaatatattttaaattaatatatttcaaattttacttAAATTGAAGAGTTTGGCCCATTTGGTCCACTGTCAACTTTTATATTTGGCCCAACTAAGACCCATTTTGAACGGACCGAAATCCACGATTATACTGACTCCATCCCGAACCAAACTCCAGTTAATTTGGATCAgtccttaaaaaatatttgtcccGAATTGAATCAGTCTTCGAAAACTTTTACCCCAAACCGAAATCACCCCGGAGTTGGGGACCTCTCAAGATGCTGGCATTATTTATGCAATTACTATCCAGGTATGGGGTaggattttttctttgtttttttggcattCATTTATAAGTGCGAGTCTACggaattttgatcttatgacttactagtattttcttttcttttagtatCTTCCATCTTTTTagggaaatttatttttcctttcttttatctGAAATCAAATAACTCCactttaacaaaagaaaaagatatcaAATACTCCAAACCGACACTTCCTCCtactttctcttctctcaccaTTCATTTGCACGGGTTACAAAAACTCCGTCGAATCTCCCTACTTTCTCCTCCCAAATCATAATAACCTTGTTCtataacactttttaaaaaaataaatatttatttcacattttcaaacttaaaagtaatgtaaataaaaaaaatattttttattttttttgcaccgtttgaaatatctcaataagatctattaaacatgatccatattgctagaaaatttatttgcgtaaatatattatttttgaatttaaaattatcttcttaaaaaataaatacttaaaattgaatctGCAACACACACTGTTCCAACAATTACTCTCGGTAACCAAAAGGTCCATAGTACAATttttcgataaaaaaataaagtactttagagttcatgattttttgaattttttcgcactaAATTagagaactaatcgagatcttttattttgtgcgaaaaaacttgaaaaatcatGTGCGAaagcactttattttttatccaaaaattacacGTTTTTTTATAGGGGAATATTAAAATAGATCGGAGGGAATAGTTTATTACTATCTCATTTTTTATCTTAGCCATATTTTCTCATTATTATCAGTTCTTTGAGCATCTCCAGGAGGCCCTCTACCCCACCCCCGAATTGCTGAAGTCCCAAGCGAAACTCCCAAAAAGCACCACCCAACAACCTCGCTACTCACCTTGCCGGggcttctttctctctccctccctccctctctctctctttcacggGCGGACCTACATTATGGcaaggggtgataccggtccggtttcgatcagtttgggtgtattttttcggtcgaaaccggttatccggtttgagatttttagaaaccggaactGGTTGAGataaaccggtccggtttcgaccggctcaaccggtttcggtccgATTTATCTGGTTTATCCgattttcattcatgggccatattttggacacaacacatcaaaaaatttacaattcaacccataaaatatcaaacaaaaatctataattcaaccctcttttttttgcccaacaaaaaaggatcaattttgagctcaatacataaaaaaaaatccataaaaacataattaagcccataaaaacaatttttatataataaatatatttattagaccaatatacaccacaaaatatcaaccaaaaacccataattcaacctCTTccctatgtttatatatatatatatatatatatatatatatatgagtccccttctcctaaggacaactttattttaataaaataaggacctcccttttccgatcaaaatttgatgatccgagccgctcaatgtattcagaacgtgattttaagggtacccacgaaaaatcagtaaaaaaaaaaccaggaagggcttcatctgagcagttttttttatgtttttatcaaacggttcaaataaaaactgctcaaatcaagcccttcccggtcattttttttgccgatttctcgcgggtacccttaaaatcacgttctgaacacattgagcggctcggatcatcgaaattcaatcgaaaaatgggagaaatggggaggtccttattttaactaaaataaggacctctgtATTTGAAgataactgtatatatatatatatatatatatatatatatatatatatatatgtatgtatatatatatatgtatgtatatatatatatgtatgtatatattatacatatatataaccggtccggtttca
The sequence above is a segment of the Rhododendron vialii isolate Sample 1 chromosome 13a, ASM3025357v1 genome. Coding sequences within it:
- the LOC131313661 gene encoding protein argonaute MEL1, with the protein product MSGRGGGRGRGGGRGPPPSTSVGRGRGGPPPVRQPPVPSHYPSPSTTPSPDYPSLPSSSTASSLAREFDRKLTLPSTPSPSSPAPPPPVPSVQTPAPSQAPQLPVVTAPSSSKSLRPPARPGFGRAGRKCVIRANHFLVDVVDKDLHHYDVTITPEVTSKNVCREIISELVTAYRESHLGKCWPAYDGRKSLYTAGSLPFSSKDFVVKLVDKDRKDRRERKFDVAIKFAGKADLHHLQQFIGGMQLDAPQETLQVLDVVLRSAPSTNYVVVGRSFFSPSLGDPPGPLGDGLQYWKGFYQSLRATQMGLSLNVDTSARAFYEPVMVSQFVEGNCNIRDLRRPLSDQDRIRVKKALKNLRVEPVYRERRKYKISGVSAQPLSQLTFSSDELGAKTSVVQYYRDRYQINLSYPNLPALQAGSDAKPVYLPMELCKIVPGQRYVKKLNEKQVTAMLRATCQRPPDREQSINKMVGCNNYNNDNLVKEFGLRVKVEPASIDARVLPPPMLQYLGKQEAPQVGCWNMIDKKMINGGKVAFWTCVSFSRLRENDVYRFCEELVNMCRNKGMDFNPTPLIPIDSAHPGQIEAALKYIHEQSNAEISKLGHAGKQLQLLIIILPEVSGSYGTIKRVCETELGIISQCSQPRHAIKCSKQYLENLSLKINVKAGGRNTMLYDADPRVKKIDLLTDLVTIIFGADVTHPQPGEDSSPSIAAVVASMDWPQVTKYRGLVSAQAHREEIISDLYTVTEDPNKGIVHGGMIREQLIAFRRITGHKPDRILFYRDGVSEGQFSEVLLREVDAIRKACVSLEANYLPRITFVVVQKRHHTRLFPARHGERGSTDRSGNILPGTVVDTKICHPTEFDFYLCSHAGIQGTSRPTHYHVLYDENRFPADALQILTNNLCYTYARCTRSVSVVPPAYYAHLAAFRARYYIEGQMFEGGSSSERGTAERISEVRPLPRIKDNVKDVMFYC